The proteins below come from a single Benincasa hispida cultivar B227 chromosome 4, ASM972705v1, whole genome shotgun sequence genomic window:
- the LOC120076437 gene encoding LOW QUALITY PROTEIN: cytokinin dehydrogenase 5-like (The sequence of the model RefSeq protein was modified relative to this genomic sequence to represent the inferred CDS: inserted 1 base in 1 codon; deleted 1 base in 1 codon) produces MGPAGELPRSVSRAISPSILRYRNASIDFGLMTRNPPLAVLHXASADDVAKLIRTAAETAEYGGFTGRRRGHGFTINGQAQTGNGVVIEMSGGGRGVSPPSPVVSEKDRFVDVWGGELWIDLLKWTLEYGLAPRSWTDYLYLSVGGTLSNGGISGQAFNHGPQISNVHELDVVTGNGEIVKCSNEENPDLFHGVLGGLGQFGIITRARILLEPAPQRVRWIRVLYSNFEAFTKDQEWLISLHSKTNNEKFDYVEGFVIVDEGLINNWRSSFFSPANPVKISSFNNNNSDGGVLYCLEITKNYHESSSHTVHQEVESLMKNLNYIPESVFTTDLGYVDFLDRVHKAELKLRSKGLWDVPHPWLNLFVPKSRIADFDRGVFKGILGNNTSGPILIYPMNKHKWDPRTSAVTPEDDVFYLVALLRSALDNGEPTQSLEYLSHQNHQILAFCSENGIEVKQYLPHYTTEEEWVEHFGDKWPEFQARKMKFDPHHILATGQRIFPPFKPVNTAVSR; encoded by the exons ATGGGTCCAGCGGGGGAGCTTCCGCGTTCGGTATCGAGGGCCATCTCACCGTCGATCCTCCGATATCGAAACGCTTCGATCGATTTTGGGCTCATGACCCGAAACCCACCTCTCGCCGTCTTGC CAGCCTCCGCCGATGACGTCGCCAAATTAATCCGAACGGCGGCAGAGACGGCGGAGTATGGTGGGTTTACGGGTCGGCGAAGAGGGCACGGC TTCACGATAAATGGGCAGGCGCAGACGGGGAATGGGGTGGTGATTGAGATGAGTGGCGGCGGAAGGGGTGTTTCGCCGCCGTCGCCAGTGGTGTCGGAGAAAGATAGATTTGTTGATGTGTGGGGCGGAGAGCTGTGGATTGATTTGTTGAAATGGACGTTGGAATATGGGTTGGCGCCGAGATCGTGGACGGATTATTTGTATTTGTCGGTCGGTGGGACGCTGTCGAACGGCGGAATCAGCGGCCAAGCTTTCAACCATGGCCCTCAGATCAGCAATGTCCATGAACTCGACGTCGTCACag GAAATGGGGAGATAGTGAAATGTTCAAATGAAGAAAACCCAGATCTATTCCACGGAGTTCTTGGTGGATTAGGACAATTTGGGATCATTACACGAGCTAGAATTCTTCTCGAACCAGCTCCTCAAAGG gTTCGATGGATTCGAGTATTGTACTCAAATTTTGAAGCATTTACGAAGGATCAAGAATGGCTAATTTCTTTACACTCAAAAACAAATAATGAGAAATTTGATTACGTGGAAGGCTTTGTAATCGTGGATGAAGGTTTAATCAACAACTGGAGATCCTCCTTCTTCTCACCGGCTAATCCGGTCAAAATATCTTCCTTTAATAATAACAACTCCGATGGAGGAGTTTTATACTGCTTGGAGATCACCAAAAACTACCATGAATCCTCATCTCACACCGTTCATCAG GAAGTGGAGTCATTGATGAAGAACTTGAATTACATACCCGAGTCGGTTTTCACAACGGACCTGGGTTACGTGGACTTTCTGGACCGGGTTCACAAGGCCGAGTTAAAGCTCCGGTCGAAGGGCCTGTGGGATGTCCCACATCCATGGCTGAACCTCTTCGTCCCAAAGTCAAGAATCGCCGATTTTGACCGAGGAGTTTTCAAGGGTATTTTGGGAAATAACACCAGTGGGCCCATCCTCATCTACCCCATGAACAAACACAA ATGGGACCCGAGGACCTCCGCCGTGACCCCAGAGGATGATGTGTTCTATCTCGTGGCATTGCTACGTTCGGCATTGGACAATGGGGAGCCAACGCAGTCGTTGGAGTATTTGAGCCATCAGAATCATCAGATCTTGGCATTCTGTTCCGAAAACGGGATTGAAGTGAAACAGTACCTACCTCACTATACGACGGAGGAGGAGTGGGTGGAGCATTTCGGGGATAAGTGGCCGGAGTTTCAAGCGAGGAAGATGAAGTTCGATCCTCACCACATTCTAGCCACTGGGCAGAGGATTTTCCCACCCTTCAAGCCGGTAAACACGGCGGTATCCCGGTGA